Below is a genomic region from Cetobacterium somerae ATCC BAA-474.
AGAGCAAATATTAAGTAGTATATTTATAAGAAGAATAAACTATTTTAATCAAGATTTTTAGAACTTTAAATAGCTAAGGAGGGACTATGGAGAGTAGAATAGAATATGTAGAAAAACATCTAGGAAGTTTAGAAGACTTTGTAAGAAAAAATTCCAAATATTACTTAGAAAGTTGGAGAAGTGAAAAGATTAAATTTAATTTTGCAGCATTTCTATTTGAAACACTATGGTTTGCCTATCGGAAAATGTATAAAAGTGCAGTTGTACTTTTACTTATAAATCTTCTTATAAACTTAGTAACATTTTTATTTTTAATAAAAACAAAGTTTTTTATGGGAGGAACTATTTTAGTTCTATTTATTAGGATATATATTGGCTTTAAGGCTAATGATTTTTATTTTATGAAAGCAGAAAAAATTCTTGAAAAAAGAGGTTTTGAACCAGAAGATAGAGATTGTGGAACAAGTATGTTAGGAGTAGTAATAATAATATTTATAGCAATTGTTTTTCAAGTGTTATTAGATTTTTATTTAGGAGTGACCTTATATTATTAAAATTAAAAAACAGCTGAGAAATCAGCTGTTTTTTTTATTTTTCCATATAGAAAATTACATTCATACTTGCAGTAACATCGACATCATTTGGAACTGTTAAAGGAATTGGTGTATCATCAGCTTTAGCTGCTGAGTTTAACATAAAAGATATTGGTCTAGGCATTGAGTAATTTAAATCAATATTTTTAGGAGAAACCTTAAAGTCATCTATACCTGCGATTAAAGCAGCTTTATATTTAGCATTTTCATAGGCTAATTTATATGCTTTATCCTCTAACTCTTTTCTATCAGCTATAAAAAAGTTAATCTCTCCAATATTATTTACACCACCATTATTAAGAGCAGTAAGTACAGTACCAGCTTTATCTAAATCATTACTAGTAATTAAAATTTGATTTCTAACAAAGTACTTCATCTCTCCATCTTTTACATTGTAATCATTTCTATAATTTAAAGAGTAATTTTCAGTTTTTATATTATTTTCTTTTAAACCACTTTTCTTTAATAAACCAATGGCTTTATTAACAATATCTGTATTTTCACTAATAGCTGTTTGTGAGTTTTTATTTGTTGTTTCAACAGTAGCTATTATGCTAAAAGTATCAGGTTTTCCTGAAACAGTTCCTGTTCCAGTAACAGAGATTGTAGGCGTTTCATTAGCTAAAGAGAAAGCTGAAGTTAAAAGAAATAAAGTTCCAATTGTTTTTTTCATAAAATCCTCCTAGAATTTTTTTAAAATCAAAGTTTCTAGAGAAAGTTTAGGCACATAGTGTACATTTTCCTCTACATCTCTATGATACTTTAAATTACCAATATTTCCTTTAGTTAAAATAACTTTGTCAGTTGGTTTTCCTAGGGCTACTAAAATTTGAGGATTGTAAGTATCCATATCTAAATCAAGAGTTTTAGATACATCTAATTTATTAAAAGCTCCAATTAAACATCCACCAAAACCTAGCTCTGTAGCTTTTAAAAGAATATTTTGACATGCAATTCCAATATCAATACCTAAAGTTATAGGAGATAAAAGATTTTCTTTAAGAGTACTAATAAGGATATAGGCTTTGGGTCCCTCTTCTAAAGTTGGACTCCAAGGAATAGCTCCCGCCCAAGCTGTGTGAGGAAAAATTTTGTGACATAAACTTTGAGAACTAACAAGGGTATATCTAAGTGTTTGGCTATTTCTAGCAGATCCACCTAGATGAGCAGCATTGATTAAACTTTCTAAAGTTTCAATATCAATTTCTGTAGAATCGAAAGTTCTATGAGAACGAGTTTTGATTAATAGTTCATTTAACATGGATAACCTCCTCAATTATTTTAACACAATACTACTTTATAAATACTAAAAAGTCAACATGTTAAGAGGAAAAAGTGGACAATTGGTGTAAGTTATTATAGAATAAGTTATTATTTTTACAAATTAGGGAGGGAAAATTTATGAATTTTATATACGACAGAAAAAAAACTGCGGTAATTTATAAAGATAAAGAGCATTCGTACTATGAACTTATAAAGATGGCAAAGATATATTCAAGTTTAATGAATATAGAAAAAGAGGATAGAGTAGCTATTTTTATGGAGAATAGACCGGAGTATATGGGAGCTGTACTAGGAGTATGGGATAAGAAAGGGACGTGTACTAACTTAGATGCAAGTTATAATGCAGATCAATTGATATATGTTTTCAATGATTCTCATCCTAAATATATAATTACTTCTAATGAGAATATAGAGGTAGTTAAAAAAGCTAAAGAGGCATCAAATTCAAGTATAAATATATTGAATGTTGATGAAATAGATATAACAAAAGATATAGATATTGAAAATGTAGCTGTAGAATGTTTAGAAAAAGATGCAGTAGCAGTTATGTTGTATACATCAGGGACAACAGGAAATCCAAAAGGTGTAATGTTAACTTTTGATAATATAATGTCTAATGTAGATGCTATAGAAGAGATAAAAATGGTAACACCTGAAGATAGATTACTAGCTTTATTGCCATTTCATCATATACTACCACTATCTTTTACAGTATTAATGCCACTAAAATTTGGATGTTTAGTTGTTATTTTAGATGAGTTATCATCAGAAGCGATAAAAAGAAACTTACAAAAATATAAAATAACTATTGTGATAGGAGTACCAAGAGTTTGGGAGATGTTCCACAAGGGAATTAAAGGAAAAATTAAAGAAAATGCGTTAAGTTATAAACTTTTTAATATATGTAAATCTTTAAATATTATGCCTTTAAATAAAATTGTGTTTAAAAAAATTCAAGATGCTTTTGGAGGAAATATAAAGTTCTTAGTTTCAGGTGGAGCTAAGTTAGATAAAGAGATTTGTGAAGATTTTAATATATTTGGATTTAAAATGTTAGAGGGATATGGACTAACAGAAACGTCACCAATTATATCTTTCAATAGAATAGATAATGTTATTGCTGGTACAGTTGGAACTCCTTTACCAGGAGTTAAAGTTAAATTAGAAGAAGATGGAGAGATTGTTGTAAAAGGTAGAAATGTTATGAAAGGATATTATAACAAACCTGAAGCAACAGCTGAAGCTATAGATAGTGAAGGATGGTTCCATACAGGAGATTTAGGACAGTTTGATGGAGATCATTTAAAAATAATTGGTAGAAAAAAAGAGATGATCGTTTTATCAAATGGTAAAAACATTAATCCGTCAGATATTGAAGCTGAAATTATGAAAGGAACTAATTTAATTCAAGAGGTTGCTGTAACAGAGGATGAAAAACATCTAATAGCAATTGTTTATCCTGATTTTAAAGTTTTAGAAGAGAAGAAAATTGCAAATGCTAAAGAAGCTATTAAATGGGAAGTTATAGATAAATATAATGT
It encodes:
- a CDS encoding nitroreductase family protein, with product MLNELLIKTRSHRTFDSTEIDIETLESLINAAHLGGSARNSQTLRYTLVSSQSLCHKIFPHTAWAGAIPWSPTLEEGPKAYILISTLKENLLSPITLGIDIGIACQNILLKATELGFGGCLIGAFNKLDVSKTLDLDMDTYNPQILVALGKPTDKVILTKGNIGNLKYHRDVEENVHYVPKLSLETLILKKF
- a CDS encoding DUF2628 domain-containing protein — its product is MESRIEYVEKHLGSLEDFVRKNSKYYLESWRSEKIKFNFAAFLFETLWFAYRKMYKSAVVLLLINLLINLVTFLFLIKTKFFMGGTILVLFIRIYIGFKANDFYFMKAEKILEKRGFEPEDRDCGTSMLGVVIIIFIAIVFQVLLDFYLGVTLYY
- a CDS encoding AMP-binding protein, with translation MNFIYDRKKTAVIYKDKEHSYYELIKMAKIYSSLMNIEKEDRVAIFMENRPEYMGAVLGVWDKKGTCTNLDASYNADQLIYVFNDSHPKYIITSNENIEVVKKAKEASNSSINILNVDEIDITKDIDIENVAVECLEKDAVAVMLYTSGTTGNPKGVMLTFDNIMSNVDAIEEIKMVTPEDRLLALLPFHHILPLSFTVLMPLKFGCLVVILDELSSEAIKRNLQKYKITIVIGVPRVWEMFHKGIKGKIKENALSYKLFNICKSLNIMPLNKIVFKKIQDAFGGNIKFLVSGGAKLDKEICEDFNIFGFKMLEGYGLTETSPIISFNRIDNVIAGTVGTPLPGVKVKLEEDGEIVVKGRNVMKGYYNKPEATAEAIDSEGWFHTGDLGQFDGDHLKIIGRKKEMIVLSNGKNINPSDIEAEIMKGTNLIQEVAVTEDEKHLIAIVYPDFKVLEEKKIANAKEAIKWEVIDKYNVTAPKYKKILDIVIVKEELPKTKLGKLRRFMLKDLLKGSNLIKGTPDEIVSEKEVEKRVSTSKEINTQEFKAISKFIGTLHDEIEIIPESHLEIDLGLDSLDIVEIITFIQNTFGVDISEEDFSRIKTVEALCQYVREKGGNFEEKEINWKKIFEEPVDLKMPSSKYVIPITTILKPLFTWYIKLEKNTNKLEKTSPVIYIGNHQSMLDAFAFGQALPKDILKNTYFLAINIHFEGKIKKYLAENGNVILIDVNKNLKETLKIAAKVLKEGKNLVIFPEGARTRDGELQDFKKTFAMLSKELDIPVVPFAINGAYDLMPYGKGVPSSGKMSITILDKILPENKSVEEIVKVTRDSIEKSINN
- a CDS encoding SIMPL domain-containing protein, coding for MKKTIGTLFLLTSAFSLANETPTISVTGTGTVSGKPDTFSIIATVETTNKNSQTAISENTDIVNKAIGLLKKSGLKENNIKTENYSLNYRNDYNVKDGEMKYFVRNQILITSNDLDKAGTVLTALNNGGVNNIGEINFFIADRKELEDKAYKLAYENAKYKAALIAGIDDFKVSPKNIDLNYSMPRPISFMLNSAAKADDTPIPLTVPNDVDVTASMNVIFYMEK